The following proteins are encoded in a genomic region of Triticum dicoccoides isolate Atlit2015 ecotype Zavitan chromosome 1B, WEW_v2.0, whole genome shotgun sequence:
- the LOC119318142 gene encoding transcription factor MYB59-like encodes MCNNSGGRGGAMAARKGPWTENEDAQLVWFVRLLGERRWDFLAQVSGLRRTGKSCRLRWVNYLHPGLKRGRITADEERLILSLHAEWGSRWSRIARKLPGRTDNEIKNYWRTHMRKKAQEEKMLAKNKASSSPSSSSADSTSLTTTTCSASPTATSSSAATTEEAPQESTTSMDDEAEEEAATSASEEKKAEVVQYCSPVDMDQLWNDIAASERYPEMMMSWGVAGHVVMPAPAVEPSSPVWEFCEDYSLWRIDDQEYYNKIDQHALN; translated from the exons ATGTGTAACAACAGCGGTGGCCGCGGCGGGGCGATGGCGGCTCGGAAGGGGCCGTGGACGGAGAACGAGGACGCCCAACTGGTATGGTTCGTTCGCTTGCTCGGCGAACGCCGTTGGGATTTCTTAGCTCAGGTCTCAG GTCTCCGGCGCACCGGCAAGAGCTGCCGCCTCCGCTGGGTCAACTACCTCCACCCGGGCCTCAAGCGCGGCCGCATCACCGCCGACGAGGAGCGCCTCATCCTCAGCCTCCACGCCGAGTGGGGCTCCCGCTGGTCCAGGATCGCCAGGAAGCTCCCCGGCCGCACCGACAACGAGATCAAGAACTACTGGAGGACGCACATGAGGAAGAAGGCCCAGGAGGAGAAGATGCTCGCCAAGAACAAGGCCTCctcctcgccgtcctcctcctccgccgACTCCACGTCGCTTACGACGACGACCTGCTCGGCCTCCCCAACGGCCACGTCCTCCTCGGCGGCGACCACCGAGGAGGCGCCGCAGGAAAGTACTACCAGCATGGACgacgaggccgaggaggaggccgcCACGTCGGCGAGCGAGGAGAAGAAGGCGGAGGTGGTGCAGTACTGCTCCCCCGTGGACATGGACCAGCTCTGGAACGACATCGCCGCGTCGGAGAGGTACCCGGAGATGATGATGAGCTGGGGCGTAGCCGGCCACGTGGTCATGCCCGCCCCCGCCGTGGAGCCTTCGTCGCCGGTATGGGAGTTCTGCGAGGATTACTCCCTGTGGAGGATCGACGACCAAGAGTACTACAACAAGATCGATCAACACGCTCTGAATTGA